The Paraburkholderia sp. ZP32-5 genome includes a window with the following:
- a CDS encoding ABC transporter ATP-binding protein: MTVAALALENITCTFAARDNRSQRYTAVKDTTLRIEPGEFVSVVGPTGCGKSTLLNVGAGLLQPSSGSVSVFGERLEGLNRRAGYMFQADALMPWRSALDNVMAGLSFHGTPADEARAKADEWLKRVGLGGFGDRYPHQLSGGMRKRVAMAQTLILDPDIILMDEPFSALDIQTRQLMENELLDLWAAKRKAVLFITHDLDEAIAMSDRVVVLSAGPGTHPIGEFRIDLPRPRDVAEIRSHARFVELHAQIWSVLRDEVLKGYQQQLTAV; the protein is encoded by the coding sequence ATGACCGTTGCTGCCCTGGCGCTCGAAAACATCACCTGCACGTTTGCTGCCCGCGATAATCGCTCGCAGCGCTACACGGCGGTCAAGGACACGACGCTGCGCATCGAGCCGGGCGAGTTCGTGTCGGTGGTCGGTCCGACCGGCTGCGGCAAGTCCACGCTGCTGAACGTCGGCGCGGGTCTGCTGCAACCGTCGTCGGGAAGCGTCAGCGTGTTCGGCGAGCGGCTCGAAGGGTTGAATCGCCGCGCGGGCTACATGTTCCAGGCCGATGCGCTGATGCCGTGGCGCTCGGCGCTCGACAACGTGATGGCCGGCCTGTCGTTTCATGGCACGCCGGCCGACGAAGCACGCGCGAAAGCGGACGAATGGTTAAAGCGCGTCGGCTTGGGCGGCTTTGGCGATCGTTATCCGCATCAGCTTTCGGGCGGCATGCGCAAGCGCGTCGCGATGGCCCAGACGCTGATTCTCGATCCCGACATCATCCTGATGGACGAGCCGTTCTCCGCGCTCGATATTCAGACGCGTCAGCTGATGGAAAACGAACTGCTCGATCTATGGGCCGCGAAGCGCAAGGCGGTGCTGTTCATTACGCACGATCTCGATGAGGCGATCGCGATGTCGGATCGCGTCGTGGTGCTGTCGGCGGGGCCAGGCACGCATCCGATCGGCGAATTCAGGATCGATCTGCCGCGTCCGCGCGATGTCGCCGAAATCCGCTCGCATGCGCGTTTCGTCGAGTTGCATGCACAGATCTGGAGCGTGCTGCGCGATGAAGTGCTGAAGGGCTATCAGCAGCAACTGACCGCTGTTTAA
- a CDS encoding ABC transporter permease, translated as MWKKLRPNRANLVIWQWLLLVLCFVLWYVLTSPTLLPPFYFDDPNKAAFFFGEPQKVLQRIWEWFTSGEIYLHLWITLVETVLAFALGTAIGLGFGLWLALAPLASALFDPYVKAANSMPRVILAPIFGVWFGLGIWSKVALGVTLVFFIVFFNVYQGVKEVSPVVLANARMLGANRKQLLRFVYLPSAMSWVFSSLHTSVGLAFVGSVVGEYLGSARGVGYLILQAEGTFDIDTVFAGILVLTAFALVLDGIVGMAERRLMKWQPRSGDTEKL; from the coding sequence ATGTGGAAGAAGTTGCGCCCGAACCGGGCGAATCTGGTGATCTGGCAATGGCTGCTGCTCGTGCTGTGCTTCGTGCTCTGGTACGTGCTGACCAGCCCGACGCTGCTGCCGCCGTTCTATTTCGACGATCCGAACAAGGCCGCGTTCTTCTTCGGCGAACCGCAGAAGGTATTGCAGCGGATCTGGGAATGGTTCACGAGCGGCGAAATCTATCTGCATCTATGGATCACGCTGGTCGAGACCGTGCTCGCGTTCGCGCTGGGCACCGCGATCGGACTCGGCTTCGGCCTGTGGCTCGCGCTTGCGCCGCTCGCAAGCGCGCTGTTCGACCCGTACGTGAAGGCCGCGAATTCGATGCCGCGCGTGATTCTCGCGCCGATCTTCGGCGTGTGGTTCGGCCTTGGCATCTGGTCGAAGGTTGCGCTCGGCGTCACGCTGGTGTTCTTTATCGTGTTCTTCAACGTCTATCAGGGCGTGAAGGAAGTCAGCCCGGTCGTGCTCGCGAACGCGCGGATGCTCGGTGCGAATCGCAAGCAACTGCTGCGCTTCGTCTATCTGCCGAGCGCGATGAGCTGGGTGTTTTCGAGCCTGCATACGTCGGTGGGTCTCGCGTTCGTCGGCTCGGTGGTGGGCGAGTATCTGGGCTCGGCGCGCGGCGTCGGTTATCTGATCCTGCAGGCCGAAGGCACGTTCGATATCGATACCGTGTTCGCGGGGATTCTGGTGCTGACCGCATTCGCGCTGGTTCTCGACGGGATCGTCGGGATGGCGGAGCGGCGCCTGATGAAGTGGCAACCGCGTAGTGGAGACACCGAGAAGCTGTGA
- a CDS encoding NADPH:quinone oxidoreductase family protein, whose product MRAIRCKQYGPPESLVVDNLPDLEARPGHVVIDVKAAAVNFPDVLIIENKYQFKPPLPFTPGSEAAGIVRAVGAGVTRFRPGSRVAAFTGSGGFAEQALAPESACVPLDDDVPFELAAAFTLAYGTSHHAVIDRGALQAGETMLVLGAAGGVGLAAVEIGKALGARVIAAASSDEKLATCVKHGADATINYSTEDLRERIKALTDGKGPDVIYDPVGGIYSEPAFRSIGWRGRYLVVGFANGEIPKLPLNLMLLKGASVVGVFWGDFAKRESQRNHAAFEQMVGWIREGKLKPYVSARYSLDDTARALRDMAERRVIGKVVITP is encoded by the coding sequence ATGCGCGCGATTCGCTGCAAGCAATACGGCCCGCCCGAGAGCCTGGTCGTCGATAACCTGCCGGATCTCGAAGCGCGGCCCGGCCATGTCGTGATCGACGTGAAAGCCGCGGCGGTGAATTTTCCGGACGTGCTGATCATCGAGAACAAATACCAGTTCAAGCCGCCGTTGCCGTTCACGCCGGGCTCGGAAGCGGCAGGTATCGTGCGCGCGGTCGGCGCGGGGGTCACGCGCTTCAGACCGGGCTCGCGCGTGGCCGCGTTCACCGGTTCGGGCGGCTTCGCCGAACAGGCACTCGCGCCTGAATCGGCCTGCGTGCCGCTCGACGACGACGTGCCATTCGAACTCGCGGCCGCGTTCACGCTCGCGTATGGCACATCGCATCACGCGGTGATCGATCGCGGTGCATTGCAGGCCGGCGAAACGATGCTCGTGCTCGGCGCGGCCGGCGGCGTCGGGCTCGCGGCCGTCGAAATCGGCAAGGCACTCGGCGCGCGCGTGATCGCGGCGGCATCGAGCGATGAAAAACTCGCGACCTGCGTCAAGCACGGCGCCGACGCGACGATCAACTACAGCACCGAGGATCTGCGCGAACGCATCAAGGCGCTCACCGACGGCAAAGGCCCCGACGTGATCTACGATCCGGTCGGCGGCATCTATTCGGAGCCTGCGTTTCGCAGCATCGGCTGGCGCGGACGCTATCTGGTCGTCGGCTTCGCGAACGGCGAGATTCCGAAACTGCCGCTCAATCTGATGCTGCTCAAAGGTGCAAGCGTGGTGGGCGTGTTCTGGGGTGACTTTGCGAAGCGCGAATCCCAGCGTAATCACGCGGCGTTCGAGCAGATGGTCGGATGGATTCGCGAAGGCAAACTGAAGCCCTACGTATCGGCGCGCTATTCGCTCGACGACACTGCTCGTGCGTTGCGCGACATGGCCGAGCGTCGCGTGATCGGCAAGGTCGTGATTACGCCTTGA
- the surE gene encoding 5'/3'-nucleotidase SurE — translation MRILLSNDDGYLAPGLAALYEALKPIADVTVMAPEQNCSAASNSLTLSRPLSVLRSANGFYYVNGTPTDSVHIALTGMLDHTPDLVVSGINNGQNMGDDTLYSGTVAAATEGIMFGVPAIAFSLVDKDWVHLEDAARVAADIVAHYLERPLPGHPLLNVNIPNLPYEQLRDWRITRLGKRHPSQPVIRQTNPRGEPIYWIGASGSARDASEGTDFHAVANGAVSITPLQLDLTYTQMLPAARDWLRAGSSDS, via the coding sequence ATGCGAATCCTACTCAGCAATGACGACGGTTATCTGGCGCCGGGCCTGGCCGCGCTTTACGAAGCGCTCAAGCCGATCGCGGACGTCACCGTGATGGCTCCCGAACAGAACTGCAGCGCCGCGTCGAATTCCCTGACGCTGTCGCGGCCGCTATCGGTTCTGCGTTCTGCCAACGGTTTCTATTATGTGAACGGCACGCCGACCGACTCGGTGCATATCGCGCTGACCGGCATGCTCGATCACACGCCGGATCTCGTCGTGTCAGGCATCAACAATGGCCAGAACATGGGCGACGATACGCTGTACTCCGGCACCGTCGCGGCCGCCACCGAGGGCATCATGTTCGGCGTGCCGGCCATCGCGTTTTCACTCGTCGATAAAGACTGGGTGCATCTCGAAGACGCGGCGCGTGTTGCCGCCGATATCGTCGCGCATTATCTCGAACGGCCGTTGCCCGGGCATCCGCTGCTCAACGTCAATATTCCCAATCTGCCATATGAACAGCTGCGCGATTGGCGGATTACGCGCCTCGGCAAACGGCATCCGTCGCAGCCGGTGATCCGCCAAACCAACCCGCGTGGCGAGCCGATCTACTGGATCGGCGCATCGGGCAGCGCGCGTGACGCGAGCGAAGGCACCGATTTCCACGCGGTCGCCAACGGCGCCGTGTCGATCACGCCGCTGCAGCTCGATCTGACTTACACGCAAATGCTGCCCGCGGCGCGCGACTGGTTGCGTGCCGGCAGCAGCGATTCATGA
- a CDS encoding protein-L-isoaspartate(D-aspartate) O-methyltransferase produces MTGERAKRFPLGLEDLVREPRRPEGRPGEMRAAAIAASAALNTRQSSTKQTQGGAGRTQARASTGAQNSQAARSQVIPQAKAQSGAAASAAIPPKPQAAPVARPSATSGNGPAGTSARQAVKQTPKSSVKPPVKSGKPATHARGPGARASSSPLQPQAQPAVKSAPRVSDRGATPNTALGGLMSTTMNSAANNALALTSERVRERMVERLRANGVTDQRVLNAMAAVPRHLFVDPGLAAQAYEDAALPIGHHQTISKPSVVARMIELAAAGRELNNVLEIGTGCGYQAAVLSRVAREVYSIERIKPLSERAKTNLRPLRIPNIRLHYGDGRLGLPSAAPFDAIVIAAAGLDVPQALLEQLAIGGRLVAPVGSQEGQSQVLTLVERVGPAQWRESRLDRVFFVPLKSGVI; encoded by the coding sequence ATGACCGGCGAGCGCGCGAAGCGCTTTCCGCTCGGTCTCGAGGACCTGGTGCGCGAGCCGCGCCGGCCCGAGGGACGTCCGGGTGAAATGCGCGCGGCGGCGATCGCGGCGAGCGCGGCGCTCAATACCCGACAGTCGTCGACTAAGCAAACACAGGGCGGCGCGGGTCGAACGCAGGCGAGGGCGTCCACCGGCGCGCAGAACTCGCAGGCGGCGCGATCCCAGGTGATTCCCCAGGCGAAGGCTCAGAGCGGCGCCGCGGCATCGGCGGCGATTCCGCCGAAGCCGCAGGCCGCGCCGGTCGCAAGACCCTCGGCGACATCGGGCAACGGGCCGGCTGGTACGTCGGCGCGGCAAGCAGTCAAGCAGACACCCAAGTCGTCAGTCAAGCCGCCGGTCAAATCGGGCAAGCCTGCGACGCATGCGCGAGGTCCGGGTGCGCGTGCCTCGTCATCGCCACTGCAGCCGCAAGCGCAACCGGCCGTCAAGTCCGCGCCTCGCGTGAGCGATCGCGGCGCCACGCCGAACACCGCGTTGGGCGGATTGATGAGCACCACCATGAACAGCGCGGCCAACAACGCTTTGGCGCTGACTTCGGAACGGGTTCGTGAACGGATGGTCGAACGCCTGCGTGCGAATGGCGTGACCGATCAGCGCGTGCTGAATGCGATGGCCGCCGTGCCGCGCCACCTGTTCGTCGACCCGGGCCTCGCGGCTCAGGCTTACGAAGACGCGGCGTTGCCGATCGGTCATCACCAGACGATCTCGAAGCCATCGGTGGTCGCGCGGATGATCGAGCTTGCGGCGGCCGGCCGCGAACTGAACAACGTGCTCGAAATCGGCACGGGCTGCGGCTATCAGGCGGCGGTGCTGAGCCGGGTCGCGCGCGAGGTTTATTCGATCGAACGTATCAAGCCGCTGTCCGAGCGCGCGAAGACGAATCTGCGCCCGCTGCGCATTCCGAATATCCGCTTGCACTACGGCGACGGGCGGCTCGGTTTGCCGTCGGCGGCGCCGTTCGATGCGATCGTGATCGCGGCCGCCGGCCTCGACGTGCCGCAGGCGCTGCTGGAACAGCTCGCGATCGGCGGACGTCTGGTTGCGCCGGTCGGTTCGCAGGAAGGACAAAGCCAGGTGCTGACGCTGGTCGAGCGCGTCGGGCCCGCGCAGTGGCGTGAGTCGCGGCTTGATCGCGTTTTCTTTGTACCCTTAAAATCCGGAGTGATTTGA
- a CDS encoding peptidoglycan DD-metalloendopeptidase family protein: MSMLRAMQRTTPNSTMTVTQRSVCVLALSLLMTACASRLDQAPVVDRSSGGVLATAPGAASQPAVPLGPPPPGYYRVKPGDTLYRIALENGQNYRDISAWNNLTNPNQIEVDQLLRVVPPGANPSALTPGVATAPIGPNGTVQSAPLANNAPAAVGAAMPPLYGASPNGTTGPATNGATANGAVPATPGAASDTGSAAAGNVAFAWPVRGPLLNTFNDTTNKGVNIGGSAGEPVKASADGRVVYAGNGLRGYGNLIIIKHDATYLTAYAHNRALMVKEGDAVTKGQKIAEMGNSDSDRVMLHFEVRRQGKPVDPLKYLPPQ; this comes from the coding sequence ATGAGTATGTTGCGCGCGATGCAGAGAACCACCCCGAATTCCACAATGACCGTAACCCAGCGCAGCGTGTGCGTGCTCGCCTTGTCCCTGTTGATGACGGCCTGTGCCTCCCGGCTCGACCAGGCGCCCGTCGTCGACCGTTCCAGCGGCGGTGTGCTCGCCACCGCGCCCGGCGCCGCGTCGCAACCGGCCGTGCCGCTCGGCCCGCCGCCTCCCGGCTACTATCGCGTGAAGCCGGGCGACACGCTGTACCGCATTGCACTCGAGAACGGACAGAATTACCGCGACATTTCGGCGTGGAACAATCTGACCAACCCTAACCAGATCGAAGTCGACCAGTTATTGCGCGTCGTTCCGCCGGGCGCGAATCCCTCGGCGCTGACGCCAGGCGTGGCGACCGCGCCGATCGGGCCGAACGGCACCGTGCAAAGCGCGCCGCTCGCCAATAACGCGCCGGCCGCCGTGGGCGCCGCGATGCCGCCGCTGTATGGCGCAAGCCCGAACGGCACGACCGGCCCCGCGACAAACGGCGCGACGGCGAACGGCGCGGTTCCGGCTACGCCGGGCGCGGCGAGCGACACGGGCAGCGCCGCCGCGGGCAACGTCGCATTTGCGTGGCCGGTGCGCGGCCCGCTGCTCAATACGTTCAACGACACGACCAACAAGGGCGTCAATATCGGCGGTTCCGCGGGCGAGCCGGTCAAGGCTTCCGCGGACGGCCGGGTCGTATATGCCGGAAATGGGCTGCGTGGTTACGGCAATCTCATTATCATCAAGCATGATGCAACTTATCTCACCGCGTATGCACACAACCGCGCTTTGATGGTAAAAGAGGGGGACGCGGTGACGAAAGGTCAGAAAATCGCTGAGATGGGCAATAGTGATTCCGACCGCGTGATGTTGCATTTCGAAGTTCGCCGGCAGGGTAAACCTGTCGACCCACTGAAGTACTTGCCGCCGCAATAA
- the rpoS gene encoding RNA polymerase sigma factor RpoS: MPKSKRRPPQAESEKISEASSAAVDESGASEVEEEIAEERDLDERQGGLEDGEASDAREGSSDAAPDADDFRALLQAELTADTIQHYLNRISVKPLLTVEEEQKYSRLAKAGEFEARQVMIERNLRLVVSIAKGYLNRGVPLLDLIEEGNLGLMHAIEKFDPTRGFRFSTYATWWIRQSIERAIMNQARTVRLPVHVIRELNQVLRAKRHLEKNSMNSGEAAERRDASIDDIAYLTGKTTDEVTDILALNEHTASLDAPLDLDPASSLLDLLSDDQSQSPDAEVQHRELETLTRAWLARLSDKHRHVIERRFGLNHIEPATLEELADEMGLTRERVRQIQQEALVRLKRFFASNGVRKDAVL, encoded by the coding sequence ATGCCGAAATCGAAGCGCCGCCCGCCGCAAGCCGAGTCTGAGAAGATCAGCGAAGCCTCGTCCGCCGCAGTGGACGAAAGCGGCGCTTCGGAAGTGGAAGAAGAGATCGCGGAAGAGCGTGATCTCGACGAGCGCCAGGGCGGCCTCGAAGACGGCGAAGCATCTGACGCCCGCGAGGGTAGCAGCGACGCAGCCCCGGACGCCGACGATTTCCGCGCGTTACTGCAGGCCGAACTCACGGCCGACACCATTCAGCACTATCTGAACCGCATCAGCGTGAAGCCGCTGCTCACCGTCGAGGAAGAGCAGAAATATTCGCGCCTTGCCAAGGCCGGCGAGTTCGAAGCGCGCCAGGTAATGATCGAGCGCAATCTGCGGCTCGTCGTCAGTATCGCGAAGGGTTACCTGAATCGCGGCGTGCCGCTGCTCGATCTGATCGAGGAGGGCAACCTCGGCCTGATGCACGCGATCGAGAAATTCGATCCGACGCGCGGCTTCCGTTTTTCGACTTACGCGACGTGGTGGATTCGCCAGAGCATCGAGCGCGCGATCATGAATCAGGCGCGCACCGTGCGCCTGCCCGTGCACGTGATCCGCGAACTCAATCAGGTGCTGCGCGCAAAGCGGCATCTCGAAAAGAACTCGATGAATTCGGGCGAGGCGGCGGAGCGGCGCGATGCGAGCATCGACGACATCGCTTATCTGACCGGCAAGACCACCGACGAAGTCACCGACATCCTCGCGCTGAACGAGCACACCGCGTCGCTCGACGCGCCGCTCGATCTCGATCCGGCGAGCAGTCTGCTCGACCTGCTGTCAGACGACCAAAGCCAGTCTCCAGACGCCGAAGTACAGCATCGTGAGCTCGAAACGCTGACGCGCGCGTGGCTCGCGCGTCTGTCGGACAAGCATCGCCACGTGATCGAACGCCGCTTCGGCCTGAACCATATCGAGCCCGCCACGCTCGAGGAACTGGCCGATGAAATGGGCCTCACGCGCGAGCGTGTGCGCCAGATCCAACAGGAAGCGCTGGTACGGCTGAAGCGCTTCTTCGCGTCAAACGGTGTTCGCAAGGACGCCGTTCTATAA